The DNA sequence CACAATTTTGGGAAATGCAGATATCTACAAAAGCATTTTTACGCTCTATGATGAGTTCTCACCAAAGCTCATATGGATTAAAGGACATACCTCGGGAAAAGACCGTGTTGGTATACAGAAGATATTTTCGGAAGTAGATAAATTAGTCAGAAATGTATTGAGAAGTTACATCGCTTGTAACTTCTCATGATTTTTGGCAGAGATATTTGTCTTAGAGACTGTCTGAAAAGTCCAGAATTAAACTGGGGAAAAGGTTCTCCTGCAAAATTTGCTGAAACATGTCCTACAGAATACTTCATTAGTATTTTCAGATAGGTTTGGTTCTCTGTAATGGGTGCAAGGCTAAAGCCTCGCCCTACATTTCTTCTCCGATCAGAATTTTATTGTTGGGTTTGCTTCGCTTAACCTATATAATTAAGCGCTTATCCGATTATGGTTTATCTTGTTGATCATTTTTACCTTCTTCTTTTAGTACTTCATCCAGAATTTTCCCCAATTTTTCAATGCTTTTCTTAATCTCTGCTACCTGTCGTTGCCATACTTCTTCCATTTTTTTCGATGCTGCCTCACCTAATTCTCTTATTTTTTCCTCATATTCGGGAATTTTCTGTTTTATTTCTCCAAGGGCTTCATCCATATGATCTGATAATTTTTTACCGAGTTCTTGTATGTCTTTCGCAATATCAGGAAGAGTATCGGTTTCTTTTATACTCTGTCTTGTCTGTTGATAATCTACTTTCCACTCTCCATGTTCCTTTTTTAGGATTGTTTGCAACGGAAGCGTAGTTTCAGTACCATTTTTATCCATGTGCAATGTTGTTTCGATGGTAGTTGTGTCGCCATCGATGAGGATTTTACCAAATGTGACATTTATATCACGAAATTGTCCACGGGAAGCGTCTATCAAACCGCGTGTTTCTACTGTAGCGTACTTACGGGCATTTTCAATGTCCTGGATCTTTATAGCATCCCAAAATTTTTGGGCTACTTCCTGTGGAGGCTTTTCAGTGGAACAACCTGATATTACTATGATGGATAAAACAGATACATAAATCCAACTCCAACGAAATTGTTGCGAAATCATTTTTATTCCCGAATTTGAGTTTTTGCGTCTTTTATATTAATGCACCGGTTGTGCAGGACAAACGCGCCAGTTTTGGGATGGGTGTTTATAAAATTCTCTCTCAATTCCGCCAAAAGGTTCTGTCCGGACGAGTAATTGAGATTGCTCCTCTTCTGAAAGTTCCTTAAACTGCCGTGCAAGGGTTATATTTTCTTTAAGCTGTTCAATACTGTCCATACCCGAAACTAAGGTACTGATAGGTTGATTCCAGGCAAAATATAAACACTCTTTTATCGTGGCTACATTATCTTCTAGTAATATGCCATTTGCAACTGTTTTCATTGCAAGAATTCCAATATCGTATTCTATAGCTTTAGGAATGACCTGCTGAACAAAGCTGAAATAGTGCGGGTCTACAAGATTCACCGGCATTTGTACAGTATCAATATGATTGTGGTACTTTTGAATGGCTTCTAAAAGTACTTCTGGATTTCTATGTCCCGTAAATCCCACGTAACGTACCTTCCCTTCTTTTTTAGCTTGAAGAGCTACTTCAATGGCGCCACCTTCCCGAAAGATGGATTCAACTTCCTCCCTTGTTTGTAAATTATGGAATTGTAATAAATCGATGTGATCGGTTTGTAGCCGAAGGAGACTTTCATGTAATTGGTATGAGGCTGTGTCAACATCGCGTCCATGATTTTTCGTCATAATGAATGCCTTATCCCGACGAGATTTCAACGCTTTCCCAAGTCTCCGCTCACTTTCGCCATTATTGTAACACCAGGCAGAATCGAAAAAATTGGCGCCTTCGTCAATGGCAGCATGTAACATACGGATAGCATAGTGTTCATCATACATCCGACCAATATGGTATCCACCTATACAAAGCATGGAAACCATTTCTTCAGTTTTTCCCAGACGGCGTTTTGGTATGCCTTCTATCTCTGTAGGTAGAGAAGATACAGGACTTCTATGAAGTATTGTATTCAAATTCTTGGTAAATCCAAGGCCAACAGCAATAGAAAAGGTATCTTTAAGAAAATCTCTCCGATTTGTGAATCTGTTTTTTTCAAGAGTCATTTTTGGTAGTTCCCTTTTGGATTTAAGTTGTTGGTTCGGATTTGCCAGTAATCAATGAAAATAATTGCATTTACTCAGGGGTAAGTAGGATTCTATTGAAGAATATTTATCAAAGTAAGGAGAAAATAGTTTTAGCTTTTGCTATATTTAAAGTATCAAAAAATATACCATTGTAATAGGGAAAGGTGATTTTTATAGTATTTTAATGAATAAAAATAGATTTTTCATCGGGGAGAACAAAACAAGCTATAACATGAAAGCGGTAAAAGTGTGACATGGAGGCGAAATTTATGTGCCGTGACACACAAGTGTGTCTTGGTGTATGTGTGACATGTCACATTGTATAACTCTCGTGTAATTGCTTAAAATGATGCTGGATATTCATGGTATAATAAATAAAATGCAACCCGCATATTCTAACAGGATTTTATATATACTTTGCTTACCGTCAATTTTGCCTTATTTTGAGGAATTACACTCTTATAAAATTTTCCCATTGATTTAAATGGGTATGTTTATTATTTTGGTTTGTCAATAAAAACAAACGTATTATAGAGATATCTCTCAACTCTAAAGGGATGACATCTCAACACCGGTTTCCCCTATGCCACCCCTTCGGGGTTTGGGAATTTTTTCCTGTTTTTTGCTATAATCATGACATCTCATGGGATTAAGTAGAGACGCAACATCTTGCGTCTGTACAATTGCAACATCTTGCTTCTCTACACTTGCTCTCATCGTTCAAATTTAATCCCATTGAGATGAGAAAACGGAAAAGATACTCTAACCTAAGCCCGAAGGTGAAATGATGAGAGAAATTTTGATGCTATTTTTCTGTCTAAGCAAAAGAGATATTCTATGCACATAGGATATATCGAGCGTAAAGGACACATTCTTACCAGGCCCACGTTAAAATGTCTCAGCCAGGTGGCTGCTATTAATCCAACTCTGGGATGTATTCATCAGTGTGCATATTGCTATGCAAGGGGTTATTCGATGTATCCGGGCGATGGTAATGTGTATATCTACAGGAATATGGTCGAAAAGTTAAAGAAAGAGTTGCTAACACGCCGAAAGTTGCCTGCCTATGTATTCTTTAGCCCAACCTGCGATGTCTTGCAGCCCGTACCGCAAGTGATTAATATAACGTATGAATTGATGTGTGTATTATTTGAGCATGGTATTGGTATAAATTTACTTACAAAGGGTAGAATTCCCATAAAAATTTTACAGGTATTTCAGCAGTACAAAAAATTAGTGCATGTCCAAATTGGCATTACGACAATAAACCGGGATATTCAAAAGAGAATTGAGCCTTATGCCTCAACACCGCGCGAGAGGATACAAAATATTGAACAGCTCTGTGCTATCGGTATTTTGCCGGAAATAAAATTAGATCCGCTAATTCCAGGCGTAACCGATACAAAGCCAAATCTAACGGCTTTATTTAAAATTCTCCAGGGATTTGGTGTGAATTCAACAGGTATTAACTATTTATTCCTGCGGCCGCAGATAAAGAAGAACCTCTGTAAGGCACTCAGAAATACATCGTTTTTGCAAACGATCCTCAGGCACTATGAGAAAGGAAAGTCTCTGAATTTATCGGCAGAAAAATCCCGCATATTTGTTCTGGATACGCACTATAGAGAGCAGGCTTACCGGCAAATTACTGAGTGGGCAAGGGTCTTTGGTATCTATGCGTATGTATGCGGATGTAAAAATCCTGATATTACAGAAGAGCCTCTGTGTGGCACGAATTGGAACAAGCATTTCGAAGCGATCTTTGAAGAGAAGAAACGGGTGTTGTTTTAGGTATGAATGTATGATTTTGAAAATATAGATACCTCTATCGGAATTATGGTATATCCTTAACATTAAGGAATTTCAATTACGTAGGGCGCCTGGCAAGGCTAAAGCCTCGCCCTACATTGACCTTTGAGAGCACGGGCAACCAAAGCGCTGTGCTAAGGGCATACTTATATTGCCATCCACAGAATAACGATAGTTACAATGGCTATTAATTTGCTGATTCGGTCTTTGATGGCAAAAATTATAGGGTCATCATGTAGCTTGCCTCGTCCGGCAAGGAGCCAAATCCGGCTTATCCAATAGAGCACGAGAGGACATAACAGCCAGATCATGGTGGGATGGGTGTACATCACCCGAATATCTTCACTATTGATATACAAGGCAAGTACAAGCACTGCCATGTGTCCACTTGAAATTCCCAGTCCCTTGAGCGTAGATAAATCGGATATATGATAATTGCGTCCCTTTATGAACTTCTCAAAAGGGCCCCGTAACCCAATTAATTCCGAATATCGTTTGATCATTGCCAGGCTGAGAAAGATAAATAAGGAGAAGGCCAGAAGCCAGAATGATGATACGATAAAGACTGTTGATGAGCCAGCAAGGATTCTCAGGGTATAAAGCGCTGTCAATGCCAGTACATCTACGAGCATTTTCTTCTTCAGCCATAAGGAGTAAGCCAGGGTTAGAATATAGTAAGTACCCAGTATAGCGAGAAATTTTCCGGGTAGCGAGAGCGCGATGCCAAAGGATGCCAGAAGGAGTGCAGGAATTAGCAGCATGCCATGCTTAATGGGAATGGTACCCGCAGCAAAAGGCCGATATCGTTTTCGTGGATGTTTTCGGTCAACAGATAAGTCAAGCAGGTCATTGAGTAAGTAAACGCTGGAAGCGCACAGACTAAAAGCGAAAAATCCAATCGTGGTTTGTAAGAAAAGCGGGATATTATTAAGTTGATGGGCAGTAATCAAAGGTACGAATACCAGGAGATTCTTAAGCCACTGGTGTATGCGCAACGCATGCAGATAAACCCTGATATCCCGGTACCATCTGTGAAATATCTGTTTGATACTTGTTGTCTTTTCCGGAGGAGGACGAATAGTGGATTTGACGCGAGATCTTGGATTAATCGGAATTACCTGTCGTGCGTGCTGCCAAATCTCCAAATCGTTACGTAAATTGCCTGCGTAATCGAATCCTTTTACCCCAAAACTGTCTTTTAATTGCTTAAGCTTTCCATGGTTATTACTCGTTAAGACATGATCAAAAAAACCAATGTATTCGGCAATTTGATGAGCATACTTATCATTTAAGGTTGTGATCAGAATCAGGCATCGCCCTTCTTCGTGTTGTTCCTGCAAGTAGCTTATGAATTTCCTATTGTAAGGTAATGAATGGATATCCAGATCTACCCGATTAGTGATCTGTTGTATGAAGTAAGATTTTCCCTTTAAGAGCCAAAGGGGAGCAATAAAGGCGAACAGGATGTTGCGTCTTAATAAGATAAAGAAGGCCTCGATCAGGATATCAGTTTTAATCAGCGTGCCATCCGGATCGACACAAAGGGGAACACTATTTTCCAAGTTATTATTTTTGTTCATGATTCTAAAACGAAGATGAAAAGCAAAGGGAAAGCTATTTTCCGAATTGTGCTTTTGAGATTTCGCTTCAAGAAGTAGTGACAATTATATTTTAAGCCTCAAAAAACATACCATACAAAAGAAAAAATAAATAAAACTTTGTTGTGCAGGAGAATAGTTCTTTGATTTTATTGAAAATTATATTTTTAATCAGAAAAATAAGAGAAAATTATGGTAGAGGGTAAGGAAACGGATGAATAATAAAAATAGTCAATATTTATTATGTCACATAAATGTGCCTTCACAAAAGTGTAACATGTCACGCAAGAACAGAGATAAAAAGTGTGATATATCGTGTTGTTGAAACGCAAGGGTTAAACAACTGATGAAATCTTTCATTTTCCCCAAAAAAGGAACATAAAATGCGAGGGAATTTATAAAGTATTATAAAAAATCTATTCTTTGATGGTACTAATGTGTAGTTTTGATGGAACTTAAAAGTACAGTATAATTGGTTGTTGGGGCTAAATTCTGATGGAAAGCCAAGAGATTACCACGACAAAGATCGTTGTCATACAAGAGACAAGGTATGATTTACCAATCTTAATGTTTCTCATTGCGCTCATAACCCTTGTATCATATCAATTTTCACAGTACATAGATGATTTCATATATCACAAATCAGATTTTTGGTTTGATACAGATGTTCTTCGCGTTACCAATGATATGACAAATCGATTTGGTAACCATTGGCGAACGAACGTACATCCATTATTTCCACTTATGACGTATCCGCCAACGAAAGCATTGCGTATTGTTTTTCAACTTACACCTGCCGAATCAGCAAGAACAATCATTACTATAGTAGCTTCGCTTTGGATTAGCACCCTGTTTATACTTTTACGCCTCATCGGCTGCCGCCGTTTTGATGCAACGTTGTTTAGCATATTAGGAGCAATGAGTGCAGCCTCAGTTTTCTGGTTTACTGTTCCGGAAACTTTTTCTTTTGGCTCACTAAGTATCTTGTTATCTCTGGGAATTATTGTGCTAGCCCAACATCGAAAGATCTCCTCGTTTTGGTATGTCATTGTCAGCGTCCTGACCTTTAGTTTCACGATAACCAATTGGATGGCCGGAATCATCATGGCCTTTGTGAAATTTTCCCGGCAACGGGCTTTGATCATCACGGCTAGTGCATTTTGTGCTGTGGTCTTATTGTGGACAATACAATCTCATTTTTTCCCAAAAGTACTACCTTTTCACAAAATTAGTGGCGAAAAAAGATATATGCTTCCTCCAAAATTCACTGATCGGGTACATGTTGCCAGGTCATTTGTATTCCATTCGATAGTAATGCCTGCCTTCAAGTTACAGGAGAAAGTAAAAGATAATAATAAGGTAATAACAATAATGGCTACACAGTCCTCTTCCCCAGGTTCAGGAAGTGTCTGGGGCGTTATTGCCGTTGGGCTATGGACACCACTGTTTGGTTTAGGTTTATGGAGCTTATTCTTTTCGAGACGAAACCAGCAACTGCGTATTGCTTTGGGTCTTATCTTATTAGGACAATTTGTCTTGCATCTTATGTACGGAACGGAAACATTTCTTTACTCGTTACATTTTGCGCCACTTTTAGTAATTCTCGCAGCATTAAGCACACAGACACGTGTACGCTTGATTGCCTTAACACTCACGGGGATACTCCTTGTGTTTCTCATGCTTAATAATATCATGCAATTCAACAGGGCTGTAGACGTTTTGCATAGTTTAGCTACTAAATAGAAATAAATATATTTGTCCATGTCTGATTTATTCATGCGTGGGATTCTATGAAGTTATTGTTTAGTTAAGAGTGGCACGGACAAACCATGTCCCCGTACGTCTTGAACGGGGATCGTTTGTCCGTGCTTGTTTCAATACCCACATGGGCAGGGAATATAGCACACTGACAAACAGGGTTTGTCAGTGCCACCCTGTCTAAAATAATATCCAGTTCACTTTTGCATGCTATAATCCCGTAGGGGTGTCGTGGTTATAGCAAAAATCAGAAAAAATCCCTTAAACCCCGAAGGGATGGCATAGAAGAAACCAGTGTTGAAATGTCATCTCTTCGGTGTTGTTTACTCGTGGTTGTTCATAGTCTATAATCATATCAGCCCTTCGGGCTTGCATTATCGTGATCAATGATCGAAACCGAACAGCATATTACAGGAGAGATGCTGGATTTTGCTTCGCCCCGTATGGGTCGTATTCTGATACAGGATGGTCAGGTACTTATTTGATAGATGTCGATATTTTTAAATTTTACAAGAGAAAGAGCAAAGTAAACAATGAAGAATAATGGAAAGAAGGATAATCTTATGGAGACCTTAATACTCAGATAAAGTAAACAGAATTCTCTCTCCGGATACGCAACTTAATATTTTTATATTTTTGGTTGTAAAATTCCAAATTAACATTAAATTTTATGGACATACAGCCTTGTTGTTGTTATAAGAATATGATTGGCGTGAAAGAGTAAATAGAGTACCGATGAATGACTGCAAAACGATAAACATTCTTATGAAAATGTAAATCAGAGGTGTTATGTCAATAGCAATAAAAGAGAGAGAAACTCCGGTAAATCGCCGAAGATTCTTGTACTTTATCGGGTGGGGTTTTATAGGGGTATTTTTGACAACCGTATTGGGCACAGTTGTCAGGTTCTTTTACCCCAGGACTATCCTTGAACCACCAACGAGGTATACAATTGGGTACCCTTTTCAATACGCAACGGGAGTAAGCGAAAGGTTCAAAAAACAGTTCAGGATATGGATAATTAGAGAGGCTGATAAATTGTATGTAATCGAGGCAAAATGCACACATCTGGGTTGCACTCCTAACTGGCTTGCAGCAGAAGGAAAATTTAAATGCCCCTGCCACGGGAGCGGGTTTACTCCGGAAGGATTGAATATTGAGGGTCCTGCTCCAAGACCTTTGGAAAGATTTAAGGTTGCATTGGATGATAATGGCCAGATAATCGTTGATGAAGGAATAAGGTTCAGAGGCGAACGGGGGGAATGGAATAAGACTGGCGCATTCTTAAAGGTGTAAAATGACTTATAAACCGAACAAAAATTTTTTGGAAAAATACAGAAACATGCTGAAAGAAAAGGGATTGCTTGGCATGTTAAAAGATGTAACCGTTCATTCTCAGGTCTGGAAATCTATTTTCAGACACACCTTTGCAGATACGCCCAAGAACCGCATGCTAAAGATTGTCTCAAACGTCTTTATGCATTTGCATCCGGCAAAGGTTAAAAGACATGCGCCCCAACTAAAATTCACCTGGTGTATGGGCGGTATCAGTTTCTTCTTGTTTCTGGTACTAACATTCACGGGCGTACTCTTGATGTTTTATTACCACCCTACCGTTCGTGATGCATATTGGGATATAAAGGACCTGGAGTCTCAAGTACCTTTCGGTGTAATTTTAAGGAATTTGCACCGATGGAGTGCTCATTTGATGATTATAACGGTATGGTTCCATATGTTTCGTGTATTTGCAACAGGGTCTTACAAACCACCAAGGGAATTTAACTGGTGTGTGGGTGTTGTTCTGCTTGTGCTTACCCTCCTTTTAAGTTTTACCGGCTACTTGCTTACCTGGGATCAATTAGGATTTTGGGCTGTAACGGTAGGCACAAACATGGCCCGTTCGACGCCCTTGCTGGGCCACGAGGGACCTTTTGGAGAACAACTCGGAATGACGGCACATAATGATATACGATTTGCGCTCTTAGGCGGTTCAATCGTTGGTGGAAATGCCTTATTAAGGGCATACGTATGGCACTGTATAGGATTGCCGCTTATCATAAGCGTGTTTATGATGGTGCACTTCTGGCGAATTCGCAAGGATGGAGGTATTTCTGGACCACTCTAACTATAAGGTAAATTTGAATAGGTAATCATGGAACACATCTGGGCAATTATAACAAAACCTGATAACATTCCCATTGTCGGTCTCATACTCTTGCTATTTTTCTTTACATGGCTTACTTTCAAGCAAGCATTCGAAAACGATAAGCAGATAGAACAGAAAAAGCATCAAAAAGGAGAATAGCATCTCGTGAATTATAAGATAGTTAAAGCCAATGACCACTGGTTCAGGGAAAACATAAATTGCCAGTATGCATGCCCTGTCAATACGCCAGCCATGAATTACATAGAACGCATAGCTGAGGGGGACTTCGATGGTTCTTTGCATCTTAATTTCATGGCAAATCTTTTCCCTCATATTCTCGGCAGGGTATGTACCCATCCCTGTGAAACTGCATGCCGCCGCGGCGTAATCGATAAGCCTATCGCCATATGTTCGCTCAAGAGAAGCGCAGCAGATTTCGCCAGCAAAATGTTTCCTGGAAAACCAGGAAACAGAGAAAAAACAGGTAATCGTATTGCAATAATTGGCTCAGGCCCTTCAGGTCTTGCTGCAGCGAACGATTTGGCTTTTAAAGGGCACGATGTTGTTATTTACGAGGCTTTACCACTTGCTGGCGGCATGTTAAGTGTGGGTATCCCGCCTTACCGGTTACCTCGTAGTACTATAGAAGACGCTGTAAACCGGATAAAAGAGATTGGGGTCGATATCCGCTTAAACAGCTCTATCGATACCTATGATAAGTTTAACATCTTGCTAAAGGAATTCGAAGCTGTGTACATTGCCACGGGCGCCCATAAATCACAGTCACTTGATATTCCCGGTGAAGATATTTCTGGAGTAATGCATGGCATTACCTTTATGAAGAATACAAACCTCGGAATGATAAAAACTATCCCCGAAAAGGTTGTAGTGATTGGAGGGGGATTTACCGCTATAGATTGTGCACGCTCGTCGCTCAGGCTGGGCGCTCAGGAGGTTTCTATCGTTTATCGGAGAAGTTTAGAGGAGATGCCGGCCGGTGAAGCGGAGGTAAGCATGGCAGAGAAAGAGGGTATAAAGATATATTTTTTAACTTCGCCTATAAAGATCGTTGAAGGGCATGGCTCGAGGGTAACACATCTCGAATGTATAAAAAATAGACTCGGCGAACCAGACGACAAAGGCCGAAGGCGTCCAGTACCTATTGAAGGAAGCAATTTTACGATACCGGTAAATGTGGTAATAGCAGCTATTGGACAATCGCCAGATATAGGATTCCTTTCAGAAAAGTTTGGTATACAGGTGAATCACTGGGGGATGCCTACTATAGACCGGGAAAGTTTTATGACTACAAGAAAAGGTGTATTTGCAGGCGGTGATTGTGTAACAGGCCCCAGAAATGTAATTGAAGTAATAGCAGACGGCAGAAAAGCTGCAAGGTCGATACATAAATTCTTAACAGGGCAGGAAAGGACAGGATACAAATTTTATTATAAAGAGCAATTCCCTTCTGGAAGAATACCTAATTATGAGGCAATACCCAGGCAAGAGCAAGATAACATTCCCACGGAAGAAAGGTTGGATCTCCATACAGAGACAGAACTGGGGCTTTCGAAGGAAAATACCTTTAAGGAGGCCGGAAGGTGTCTGCTTTGCCATTTTAATATATTTATTGATGAAAAATGCATATTATGTGGTGGTTGTATTGATATTTGCCCACACAATTGTATATTTATGGTATCACGTGAATATGTTGAGGATGCCGGTATTTTAGATAATAAAGATTCAGTCCCTGGCGATTGGGATGCCGTCATGGTTATCAATGAAGAAAAATGCATCCGGTGCGGATTATGTGTTAATCGCTGTCCTGTAGATGCTATTACGATGAAACGCTTTGCCTATTCTGAAGGATAAAAATCAGAAAATATGGATACGAAAGAAGAAAAAACGAAAGAGAAGGGAAGATACAGGGCATTGACATTTATTAAAGGTCCTACACTTGCAAAGGAGAAGGATGCCGATATTTCCGAAAGCGAACTGCCCACATGGCCATATCTGGTAAGAAAGGAATTTCTGGCGGTAATCATCTGTACAATCCTCCTCATTGTCTGGTCTGTTTTGCTTGATGCACCGCTTGAAGAGCATTCAGATCCTACCATGACCCCAAATCCGGCAAAGGCGCCCTGGTATTTTTTAGGACTTCAGGAAATGCTTGTTTACTTTGATCCATGGATTGCCGGGGTCGTTTTTCCTATTCTCATAATTATAGGCTTGATGGCTATACCTTACGTAGATTTTAATCCCAAAGGCAACGGATATTATACCTTTAAGGAAAGAAAATTTGCCTTACTTACCTTCTGTTTTGGATTTCATATCTTATGGATATTGCTTATTATCATCGGCGTCTTTATGCGTGGGCCGGGTTGGCTTTGGTTCTGGCCGTGGCAAGAATGGGATCCTCATCGGATCGTAGCTGAAACCAACTATGATCTGACCAGTTTTATAGGTATTGATTCGAAATCTTTGTTGGGCTTTATCATAGGTGGCGCAGTTGTGATTGGATACTTCTTCATGGGCATAACAATTCCGTATCGTCTTATGAAGGCAAAAGAAAGCGTAGCATTAGAAAAACTCGGCATTATCAAATAC is a window from the Candidatus Jettenia sp. genome containing:
- a CDS encoding aldo/keto reductase, with the protein product MTLEKNRFTNRRDFLKDTFSIAVGLGFTKNLNTILHRSPVSSLPTEIEGIPKRRLGKTEEMVSMLCIGGYHIGRMYDEHYAIRMLHAAIDEGANFFDSAWCYNNGESERRLGKALKSRRDKAFIMTKNHGRDVDTASYQLHESLLRLQTDHIDLLQFHNLQTREEVESIFREGGAIEVALQAKKEGKVRYVGFTGHRNPEVLLEAIQKYHNHIDTVQMPVNLVDPHYFSFVQQVIPKAIEYDIGILAMKTVANGILLEDNVATIKECLYFAWNQPISTLVSGMDSIEQLKENITLARQFKELSEEEQSQLLVRTEPFGGIEREFYKHPSQNWRVCPAQPVH
- a CDS encoding radical SAM protein, giving the protein MHIGYIERKGHILTRPTLKCLSQVAAINPTLGCIHQCAYCYARGYSMYPGDGNVYIYRNMVEKLKKELLTRRKLPAYVFFSPTCDVLQPVPQVINITYELMCVLFEHGIGINLLTKGRIPIKILQVFQQYKKLVHVQIGITTINRDIQKRIEPYASTPRERIQNIEQLCAIGILPEIKLDPLIPGVTDTKPNLTALFKILQGFGVNSTGINYLFLRPQIKKNLCKALRNTSFLQTILRHYEKGKSLNLSAEKSRIFVLDTHYREQAYRQITEWARVFGIYAYVCGCKNPDITEEPLCGTNWNKHFEAIFEEKKRVLF
- a CDS encoding UbiA family prenyltransferase, with amino-acid sequence MENSVPLCVDPDGTLIKTDILIEAFFILLRRNILFAFIAPLWLLKGKSYFIQQITNRVDLDIHSLPYNRKFISYLQEQHEEGRCLILITTLNDKYAHQIAEYIGFFDHVLTSNNHGKLKQLKDSFGVKGFDYAGNLRNDLEIWQHARQVIPINPRSRVKSTIRPPPEKTTSIKQIFHRWYRDIRVYLHALRIHQWLKNLLVFVPLITAHQLNNIPLFLQTTIGFFAFSLCASSVYLLNDLLDLSVDRKHPRKRYRPFAAGTIPIKHGMLLIPALLLASFGIALSLPGKFLAILGTYYILTLAYSLWLKKKMLVDVLALTALYTLRILAGSSTVFIVSSFWLLAFSLFIFLSLAMIKRYSELIGLRGPFEKFIKGRNYHISDLSTLKGLGISSGHMAVLVLALYINSEDIRVMYTHPTMIWLLCPLVLYWISRIWLLAGRGKLHDDPIIFAIKDRISKLIAIVTIVILWMAI
- a CDS encoding Rieske 2Fe-2S domain-containing protein, with protein sequence MSIAIKERETPVNRRRFLYFIGWGFIGVFLTTVLGTVVRFFYPRTILEPPTRYTIGYPFQYATGVSERFKKQFRIWIIREADKLYVIEAKCTHLGCTPNWLAAEGKFKCPCHGSGFTPEGLNIEGPAPRPLERFKVALDDNGQIIVDEGIRFRGERGEWNKTGAFLKV
- a CDS encoding cytochrome b N-terminal domain-containing protein; this translates as MLKEKGLLGMLKDVTVHSQVWKSIFRHTFADTPKNRMLKIVSNVFMHLHPAKVKRHAPQLKFTWCMGGISFFLFLVLTFTGVLLMFYYHPTVRDAYWDIKDLESQVPFGVILRNLHRWSAHLMIITVWFHMFRVFATGSYKPPREFNWCVGVVLLVLTLLLSFTGYLLTWDQLGFWAVTVGTNMARSTPLLGHEGPFGEQLGMTAHNDIRFALLGGSIVGGNALLRAYVWHCIGLPLIISVFMMVHFWRIRKDGGISGPL
- a CDS encoding FAD-dependent oxidoreductase, with amino-acid sequence MNYKIVKANDHWFRENINCQYACPVNTPAMNYIERIAEGDFDGSLHLNFMANLFPHILGRVCTHPCETACRRGVIDKPIAICSLKRSAADFASKMFPGKPGNREKTGNRIAIIGSGPSGLAAANDLAFKGHDVVIYEALPLAGGMLSVGIPPYRLPRSTIEDAVNRIKEIGVDIRLNSSIDTYDKFNILLKEFEAVYIATGAHKSQSLDIPGEDISGVMHGITFMKNTNLGMIKTIPEKVVVIGGGFTAIDCARSSLRLGAQEVSIVYRRSLEEMPAGEAEVSMAEKEGIKIYFLTSPIKIVEGHGSRVTHLECIKNRLGEPDDKGRRRPVPIEGSNFTIPVNVVIAAIGQSPDIGFLSEKFGIQVNHWGMPTIDRESFMTTRKGVFAGGDCVTGPRNVIEVIADGRKAARSIHKFLTGQERTGYKFYYKEQFPSGRIPNYEAIPRQEQDNIPTEERLDLHTETELGLSKENTFKEAGRCLLCHFNIFIDEKCILCGGCIDICPHNCIFMVSREYVEDAGILDNKDSVPGDWDAVMVINEEKCIRCGLCVNRCPVDAITMKRFAYSEG
- a CDS encoding cytochrome C, with amino-acid sequence MDTKEEKTKEKGRYRALTFIKGPTLAKEKDADISESELPTWPYLVRKEFLAVIICTILLIVWSVLLDAPLEEHSDPTMTPNPAKAPWYFLGLQEMLVYFDPWIAGVVFPILIIIGLMAIPYVDFNPKGNGYYTFKERKFALLTFCFGFHILWILLIIIGVFMRGPGWLWFWPWQEWDPHRIVAETNYDLTSFIGIDSKSLLGFIIGGAVVIGYFFMGITIPYRLMKAKESVALEKLGIIKYSIVAFLFLSMIALPIKVFLRLVFHVKYIWVTPWFNI